atgattatatatatatatatatatatatatatatatatatatatatatatatatatatatatatatatatatatatatatatatatatatatattcttctaacTTTTCCAGGAGTTAACCGATCGAGGACATTTTCGTGGGGAACAATGGCGCCATCTTTGCTGGCGAGGTTAGGAACCTTCTTTTACGTCGTTCATCCGAACTCGACGACCTTTCGGACTGCAGAAGAAGTCCCAAATTATACGAATGAGGTGAGTAACCCAGTGTGGCTTTTTTTTCGTAAGGCTGGAAAAGCCTATTTTTAGACGTATACTTACCTATTTTTTAGACCTATCTCCTAGACCTATTTTCACGCGTTTCCAAGTTACAATATGTTGTCATCACAAAGAAATAAATCGTAATAAAATATCCACGGCTTTCTTGACAGTTAATTTGTTCATTGTTATAAAGACTAAgttcattattcattaaataaatgtctTCCTTAACAACAGCCGTGCAGATAAAAGTATCATTCAGTTATGTCATCCACTGAAAGATAGCAGTGCTTTCGTAAGCCGAGTGATAATCTAAGTTCATTTGTAGATGTTCAGAGGTTACTATactttgttcgtgtgtgtgtgtgtgtgttttttttaaccttttcattaGCTTTTTCTCGCCATTTCTTAACCCCAGTACTTCTAAAGGGTATAACAGCAATATTTaagctgagaattttttttttaagattgataAACGACAAAATATAGGAATATTtcaaatggccaaaaaaaaaaaaaaaaaaaactgctaaatttGACTTAGTTTCCAGAACCTTTCGAACACGaagattctattattattattattattattattattattattattattattattattattattattcattctgcaGGCAGTTCCTCTCTTTATCGCCTTCCTCATCCTGGAATGGATCGTCCTGAGAgcgaaaaacaagaagaagaatatgagaaCTAATGATGTGCTGACTTCAGTGGGACATGGCATTGTTTACGAAGTCATCGGGTAATAGATAAGATTCCAGTTTGTATTCGTGGCTGTAGAATGTGATAATATATCGCCAATTAGCATTTTATTCTGGGACATAGGCCTAGAGCGATTCACAGACCTACATGATGTGAGCCGAGTGCTTGTGTGCTCTACTGGGCCGCGGCGtcctcagtgagagagaaagagagagagactgagtgtAATGCTTTTTATTAGATAATGATATCTTCTACGCTGCAAACACAGAGTTCAAACTCGcttgcgtctgtgtgtgtgtggaattggaGCACACGTGTATTAACAATgacgcatttctctctctctctctctctctccgtgaactCATGTTGATCTCACGTGGCAAGGGATGCCATATTCCTCATGCAGGCGAGACGGTTCTAATCTCAGTTCAGACCGTGATCATAATTTTTGTGGTGAataatgaaaggcaagggcagtATTttaccgctgagagagagagagagagagagagagagagagagagagagagagagagagagagagagagagagagagagagaaactgccgtGTTTACAAGAAGCATGATTAAGATATCCATCCAACATTGGTCTAAACATAACGGTTTTATTCTGAACTTCTgcgcgaattctctctctctctcgcacacacactcacactgtacgatgtatacagtataactaCTGTACACAGTAATCATGCATAAGCACGTGACGTCATACATATTACATTCAGGGATATGCGCCTATGATGTATATGCccctaattttttaaaagaagtcTTCTTGTGCGCTCTCTGCTATGCTGCACAAAAGCCGTCTCACGCTGTTGAAATGACACTCTCGTGCCTTTGTGATGTGAAATGGCCAGTGAATGGAGTAATAAAAGAGAACAGCGGACGGAGTGGAGTGACTttacaagagaagagagagagagagagatcattgtgGTACTAGGCCACATTTTTTTCTTAAGGACTTTACAGgggggtagggagagagagagagagagaaagttggttctTGTTATATACCAGAttgtttgtgataatttttacTTAAGGACTTTACAGGAGAGAGAGCTGGTACGCGCTTAACCCcgattttatttgtgatttttttttccatggggacattacacacacacacacacacacacagagagagagagagagagagagagagagagagagagaagttcgttCTTGTTTAACACCGTTTTTTTCTTGGGgacttggcagagagagagagagagagagagagagagagagagagagagagagagagagagagagagagagagaggaaattgtttTATTGCTAAACAccggatttttaaaatatttttttttattagggactttacagagagagaaagagagagggctaAAAAAGcatacttatttttcttaatttttttacaggtTTGTGATTAGAGGCACAACTCTAATAGGCTACGAATGGTTATATAAACATCGCCTCATTGACCTGGATTGGGATTCTCCTGCTGTCTGGTGGCTGGCTGCTCTGGGCATTGACTTTGGGTACTATTGGTTTCACAGGGCAGCCCACGGTTAGTATTTCGGCTGtggttcctttctttctttctcagtaGACTATAAGTTCCAAGAAGGTTCCAGAGAGAAAGACAAGTCAATGGGAAAAAGTTTGGTAAACAGTTAAAAGACAGGGAATACAGAATACAACCGATGTATCTGAATTCAGTAGCCATCAGCAAAAAAAAGCAGACCAACTTTCCTCTTTCTTGAACCGTCTGAAGATCAGAAGAACCCATAATTTCAGCTAAATAGAGATGTCTGATGGTAAAGTCACTTTCCTTGCTTCCAGAGGTGAACATCATCTGGGGAGCTCACCAAGTTCACCATTCCTCCGAGGATTACAACTTGTCCACGGCTCTCAGGCAGTCCATCTTCCAGAGGTACTTTTCTTTCGGGTTTTACCATCCGCTGGCCCTTTTGGGCGTTCCCCTGCCTGCTATGTTAGTCCACCAGCAGTTCAATCTGATATACCAGTTCTGGATACACACGGAACTGGTCAAGGACTGCGGCCCTCTGGAGTGGATTCTGAACACCCCATCGCATCACAGAGTACACCATGGTGAGTCTATAACCTCCTCTTCAGTTGTGTTGTGATTCCACCACTGAATATGGTATTGTCTCCCTCTTTcacatcaaaattcatattctttcaaaaataattatttacctaagtaagaatgtttttttttcctttttttttacaggggCCAACAAATGGTGCCTCGACAAAAACTACGCCGGAGTTCTCATCATCTGGGACAGAATCTTTGGTACGTTTGAACCCGAGAGAAAGGACGAGAAGATTGCATACGGACTGGTAACTCAGCCACAGAAATTTAATGTGCTCTATCTTCAGGTAGGTAATATTTTTGTGCATATTACTGGTCCCTGTAGTCGAATTTTAGGCCATTCatttagaaatataaagatagataaagaatACTGAATTTACAGGCAACTACTCTGTGTCAGTGTCCCGCTGCTAACGTACGGATTTCTTAGATGGGATTAAGTCATGTTTCTCATCTACAAATCGTAAGACAATGAGGGAACtcgattttatattttaaaggttTAGACTTAActaatagagaagttaagagtcCATTGCATGTGGCCATCACATCATTCTAATGTTTATAAACATCTACAACTTCGCTCGCGAATTCCGTTCTCAAAACTTGTGTTATCTCTCAGGTATTCTACTTCCGAGCCATCTTTGAAAAAGCCCTCAGCATGCCCACTTGGGGTGACACCTTCAGGGCCCTCTGTTACGGCCCTGGTTGGGTTTCTGGTACCCCACGACTAGGGGACCCTTCGACGTTTCCTGACGTGACGGCCCCAAGGCCCAAATATGACCCCCAGCTTCCTCTGTGGCACGAAATTTACGTGGTGGTACACTTCGTCGCCATTTTGATCATGCAGCAAGTTTTCGTGGCTCAGTATGCGGTAAGTGTcccttttttttgttatctttttatataagaaactgGGCAAAACTGAAGATTATTACCGAACACTTCTGGTTCGTTAACTATCAGTTTACTTGCAAAACgggcgctgtgtttagtaccaccCCCTTTGGGATAAAcgtaaacacataaacaaaagactgtcaacATCATGAACACAAACAAAAGGCGTAAACATAAGCAATAGCATgaacaaaaggcagtaaatattatGGTCTTTGTATGTTTACAATagcatctttcctttttattccagACTTTCTCTTGGTACACGGTCCTGAtgttcatcttcttcctcttggTCTCCGTGGGAATCATCGGCGCCATGTATGACGGCTGGTGGTGGGCACCTTTGGTGGAAGCGGTCCGGTGTGCTTCGTACGTTGCCTACGCTAAGAATTACCCCGTTACTTCTATTCCAACGCTTGACTCTGCCATCCTGGCGTACTTTGCCATGTCCACTCTGCTCTGGACATCACAGAGCCTGTCGGTGGTACAAGCGACAGCCAAGAGTTCCAAGTTACAGTGAAGTGAAGatagaggaatttcttttaagTGTAACTTTATACTTCAGTGATTCTAAGCAAGCAAAATTGGTTTTGGAGTGAACTGTATTgtctcatttttgttgttgttagacaTTCATATTGGTTATGAAAGCAGCGGCAGTCAAGTTATTTACAAGTGAGAGTGAATGGTTTAAGGCTTTGATACAGCCGTTCTGTAGATATACCAATGGCAAATAATGTAAACGCATTAACAACAGTACTtgttttaacatttcccttcagGATTCAGGTGTCCTGTAATCCTATCTATTTAAACCTAAGcagtataaagaaagaaagacgaatatgactgtacaaaatatatatataatatgaatatgtttTGTGTTAAGACACGGTTTTGTCTCTAAACGCTTTGTTCTACCTCCAGAAAGAATAATGACTGAAGACACAGTATTATGTTACTATCAGATAAAGTGAAAGGAAGTCCTTGAATACAAAGACCTCTGGATTGTGTTCGATACGCCGCTGATTCTAGGCAAGATGGAAGGTGGTTGAGCAAATATGTAAGACTCTGAAGGCTTTGTTAGTAGTTAGAAGGAAGACTGTGGACCTACCATAATCCAGGTTTAGATATGGTGGCGTGAGAGTGAGGACAAAACCAGTTGTTGAACTGGTTCCCAGACCAGAGTCCTGTTAGACTTAGGAATAGGAACACCGTACTAGAAGCATTACAACTTACATACTCTCTGGGGGTATGATGGCCTTTCTGGTAATGTTGCAATGCCAGtgttagtaaccataaatcaatcaatcaacctatATTATCTCTATATTGTAACCTGCATTTCCACATAGCCTAATTCGTAGCCTAAGCTAGCCTGAGTTCTACACTCAGCATTCGATTTGAGCGATAtatctaacaagtaaaaaatgccccggagtttcttcaacgcaatcgagttttctgtacagccgctacagcgtataatcaaggcacccaaaatagatctatctttcggtggtcttggtataatgttgtatgagccgcggcccatgaaactttaaccactgcccgtggtggcctatcgtatatcgttgccagaagcacgattatggctaactttaaccttaaataaaaattaccgaggctagagggctgcaatttggtatgtttgatgattggagggtggctgatcaacataccaatttgcagccctctagcctcagtggtttttaagaccgtgagggcggacggacagacaaagccggcacaatatatttctgcatgtagAATGAGTTTACATTTTGCAAttcgtataatttttatttgaagaaaactTCTAGCAAACCAGATCCAGTTACTGGGATACCTGACATTTAtgcgttttatatttttaacagtaaCAAACATTAGAGCCattagagtgttttattctcttttctcctgtggactatataACATATCTCACCTTGGTGGtatgaagattatatttataacaaataatgaaatggtTTCCGGCAAACCAAAGAAAAATTCACATGGAAGCGGTGCTTCTCGCACGTGACCTCAATACTAAGGCGTGTTTGTAGTACCATAACTACATAAGTGCACTGTTGGTATGATGTTTGCAGCACAGTTGATAGTTGCTCATTGTCCGCGTTTGACAGTTATCACGTCATTTCAGGAGATATCAGCTTCAGTACTCATGACACCAAGgaaggcattactgaaggttcttggcGGCGTCCCACTTCCtgagacccctagctgcaacctcttctattcctttttactgtacctccatcttactttcctcaatcctctcctaacaatggtgcaactgctttgaggttttcctcctgttacacctttcaaaccttttcactgtcaatttccgtttcagcgctgaatggccttatttgccccagtgcttggcatgtatgcctaaaatctatcaATCAACCAAGCAAGAGGGATGACCGTAAACAAGTGAACgttgcgccgaagtgtcttcggcgcaatcgaattttctgtacagcgtataataaaggccaccgaaaatagatctctctttcggtggtctcggtataatgctgtaagagccgcggcccgtgaaactttaaccaaggcctggttGTGGCttggcctttatcgttgccaaatgcacgattatggctaactttagccgcaaaaaaaaaaaaaaaaaaaactgctgaggctagagggctgcaattagatatatttgatgattggagggtggatgatcaacataccaatttgcagtcctctagcctcagtaatttttaagatccgagggcggacagaaaaagtgcagacggacagacaaagctggcacaatagtttttctttcatagaaaactaagacataaacaaaatactgtgaatatcacaaagataatgacccccaagaaatattagtcctcgATAACAAGCctcgaactttgttgggggtcgctatctaggaaagatttaAGGTGTGATAAGATAATCAAATTTACTTTGTTGTCCCAAggaactcttatttttttttaatttcgtgaTAAAAAGTtgagtcttaaaaaaaaagaaattaagactaAGAAGCTCTGTTGTCGACGTATCTAAACAACTCTTgaatgttgagttttttttttaatttttgtcctttacttctacaatgtataactgaatcacgaaaatatggaccgtgatgaatagataaataaagacaaaatccacgaaggaaagagaaacgacttCAAGTccttctttacttagcagacttggTAAAAAAAGACTAgaattctctttccttcgtggatttggtCTTTATCTTGTTGCTTTGCATAACCGATAAGACTGATTACTCCAACGAACTAACAGATAATACGGTTATACAATTACAGATACGTAAGCACTGTAAAATCGTTTTAATATCGAGATTCTTATTATTGTTCACGTCATCATGACGCCTCTAAGCAGCGTGGGGTTTCAACTGCCAGCGGTTGGCGGTTTCTGTCAGTGGCGTCGTCTTGCTCAGTCTAAGCTGAACTGCGGACGGATGGTGGTCTTGTAGACTAGACTTATAAGTCTGGGATTTATTTCAGTCTCGTCTGTGGCACGAACACGCACTTGTAAGCTAAGAAATCATTCAGTCTAAGTTGAACAGTGCACGGATGGTAGACTTGTAGACTTATAAGGCTAGGATTTCTTTCAGTCTCGTCTGCGGTACGGACACGCATTTATAAGTTAAGAAATCATTCAGTCTAAGGTGAACGGATGGTAGACTTGTAGACTTATAAGGCTAGGATTTCTTTCAGTCTCGTCTGCGGTACGGACACGCATAGTCTACAGTAGTTGCTTTAATAGCTGGTGAATTAAATTGGGAAAAAAGACATCGTATTTTGTAGTTTAAAATCATATTTGATTCTCTTAGATTCATTTTACGAAAATCGTCTTCCAATTCCGAGTCTTGATCAAGTAATAATGTCTTGCTCAGGGAATATGTAAGACTAATGCcatttttaaatgtgtatttGTGTCGTAAAAATGGCAGTACTGGAAAATTGGATGTTTTCTTTGTCTCGTCTTAATATAAACACTTATTGGTTCCTTGACAGAGTCTAAGGAAATAAGCCATAGAGGGTCAGGGAAAATATATCTGGAATCCAGAAGGCTCTCCCTGGAAACTGGAAGGTGTGACGCTTAGCGCCAAAATTAACCGTTAGGGGAAAAATCGGAGGCAATATGGCGTCGTCTCTGCTAGCCAGACTTGGTACTTTCTTTTACCTGGTTCATCCAAACACGACGAGCTTCGAGAAGGCCGAAGATGTTCCTAATTATCCAAATGAGGTGAGTGTTTGTGGTTCATGATCGTTATCGTTTGTAATACCAGTAATTCTCACATTTAAATCAGTTTACTGTATGTTTAAAGTCTTCCTCTGCAAAGTTCAATACTGAGGTGTAGCTTAGCCTACGTATATCTGCTCCCATACCGACTTAAGAGGCGTGTTGAAAGCTCACTTAATTCCTCATTTGGATATTCAGTGAATTTCGGTATAAATCGTaacttaataatattataaaacagaagctttgataatatatctatctttctagtctgtaaacaaacaaatacagttGTATAGACAGATAAAAGCGTAAACTAAGTCTTTATAGTCTGGTATACCTATGGTATACCAGAAAATCAAAAAAAGTTCTTgagtttttattactattattataattataataattattattattctgcaggCTGTCCCACTGTTCATCGCCTTCCTCGTCCTGGAGTGGATCATTACCAAACTGAAGAGCAAAGATGACATTAGAACTAACGACATGCTCACCTCTCTCGGAAATGGCGTCATACACCAAGTGACGGGGTGAGTACGACATGACAAAAGTCTGTTTCTCTCAGGACTGCGAAACAACATTTGCGCACAATTTACGCGatggatgtatgcatatatgaatgttctattcatatatatgtatttgtgcatAGTAAAGGGACATTTTGGTGGCGGACTTTTGTAACAACAACAGAAGCGCCGTCTGCCCAGTGCCGGCTGACTCAtcgatgaaaggctaccagcagCTTTTGTGAAGCGAAATGGGAAATGAATGGAGCGATATCAAGGAGCAATAGAGGTCTGGGGTGGGTACtttgtaaaggagagagagagagagagagagagagagagagagagagagagagatcatagctTTTGGTAACATACCTTCGTTTCTTTCCTTCCAGCTTCCTTCCTCATCACAaagtcttccttcttcttttttttttttttttttttttttttttttacaaatttacaaacgTGTCCTACCAGAAACACTCAACTAATGTTAATATTTCccatttaatatcaatttcattacCAATAATCCTTATTTTCTCTTCAGGGCAGCGATTCGAGGCACGACGTTGATAGGGTATGAGTGGGTATATAATAAGTATCGTCTCATTGACCTCGACTGGAATTCCCCCGTGACCTGGTTTCTGGCAGCCCTGGGGGTCGACCTTGGGTATTATTGGTTCCACAGGGCTTCCCATGGTTAGTTTTAAAAGTATCTACTTATAATTGCTTACTAATAGTGCTGTTATAGTACTGTGGTACTAGTGTTGGGCTTTGCAAATGTAGTACCACAGAATCAAAGGTTAGCCTTTGCTAAGGTAAGCTTAAtaatggtttttttaaatttttttttcgtaactttTCCCTGCTAGCTACAAGATTAAAATTTAAAACGCCCTTCCAGAGGTGAATATCCTGTGGGGGAGCCACCAGACGCATCACTCTTCCGAGTACTACAACCTTTCCACGGCGCTTCGACAGTCGACCTTTTCTCGGTACTTCTCCTTCGGGCTCTATCACCCCCTGGCTCTCCTGGGTGTACCCTTACCCGCCATCTTGGTCCACCAACATTTCAATCTTCTCTACCAGTTTTGGATCCACACGGAAGTGGTCAAGAACTGCGGTCCGCTGGAATGGATTTTTAATACCCCTTCGCATCACAGAGTGCATCATGGTGGGTGGCTCTAGCTGCATTTGTATAGTGTCTAAACCTAAAGTGTGGCTCAATAATTCTTCCTAGGCATTCAGTACTTATGTATAATTTAGTCCTGACACCTTATAAAACTGCATGATGtgtttttacagtatttacaCCCACAAATTCTGTATAAAAACGGTCTGTTGTCTCTACAGGGGCCAACAAATGGTGCCTGGACAAGAACTACGCGGGTGTCCTCATTATCTGGGACAGGATGTTTGGCACTTTCGAACCGGAGAGACCGGACGAAAAGATTGTTTACGGACTGGTGTCTCAACCCCAGTCGCTGAATGCTGTGTGGCTTCAGGTAACTTGTATTCTGTCCACTGTATGGGATGATATTCTTATTTAAACTGCAGGAAGTTATTAGAGTGTCTACTTAATTTAATGAACGTAATATCTATTACTGTTGCAAAATTTCGTAATGAATATTCAGTGGTTGTGTCACGATTTTCTCATAATATTAGCAGCTTCGTCACGTATGCATGAGTTTGGccaagttacatacatacatacatacatacacatattcagaGAACAATCCACAATTATGatcatgaataaaaagaaaaagatatttcgaAATAATACAAGTCAAAAGGGGATTTCAATCTTTTGAGTTGTTTCCAAAGGAAGTTTTTACCCATGAacgtagctatttttttttttttacttatttctggtcacagtatagtgatacatacatacatacatacatacatacatacatacatacatacatacatacatacacacaatgctGAACTTGGGTGCAATTGTGGCGTAGCATACAGCTCCGGCAGGGGCGAGGTACAATGCGCCCAAATAACTCTGAACAATCGGGCGGAGCAATCCATTTCAGTACACAGGAAATTACGCATCGTTTAAGCCGCTGGAGGTGTTTATCTTCTCACACAGCGCTAAATGCATTTTCGATAGATTTATCTACGCCCTGGAAATCGCCCGACCGACGGCCAttacccttcctctccctctctctctttgtcctagACCTATAGTATAGTAtcacaataatctctctctctctctctctctctctctctctctctctctctctctctgtcctaatcCTACTGTGCGTTTCCTAGAACTAGTGCttcaatgatctctctctctctctctcagtcctagTCCTACTGTGCGTTCCTAGTAGTAGTACCTCAGACCTAGTCCTACTGTGCGTTTCCTAGTACTAGTACCtcaatgatatctctctctctcttggtcctgGTTCTGGTGTGTGGCTTAGTGCcacaatgatttctctctctctctctctcagtctgagtCCTAATGTGCATGTCTCAGCACCACagtaatctctctccctctctctctttgttctagTCCTACTGTGCGTGTCCCAATACCACaataatcgctctctctctctctctctctctctctctctctctctctctctcttagtcctaGAGTCTAGACCTACTGTGCGTTTCCAAGTACcacaatgatctctctctctctctctctcattcctagtCCTCCTGTGCGCTTCCTAGTACCACAATGATCCATGTGAAACACGGATTAGAGAAACGATATCGCTGATGGATTACGGTCGTTCATTTCTGGTTAATGTCacttggggggcggggggagatgTTAATTCGTTGGCTTTGGTGCTTTGAAATACATATTAGTAgacttttattactttattacattttttcctttggttttctcCATATTTTAAAGGAATCGATTCTGCCGTTTGATTTCCCCTCTAAAACATCAAGGTTctaaacctttttattaccacgccccctctaagagttggtccttccctacacgccccccttgcatctatgagtaaaattccctcccatatttaagggaaaataaagagagagagagaaggggtgtttttattcttttgggaatgaattagtgagatacctgacactgcttctt
The genomic region above belongs to Macrobrachium rosenbergii isolate ZJJX-2024 chromosome 18, ASM4041242v1, whole genome shotgun sequence and contains:
- the LOC136848258 gene encoding alkylglycerol monooxygenase-like isoform X2; translated protein: MAPSLLARLGTFFYVVHPNSTTFRTAEEVPNYTNEAVPLFIAFLILEWIVLRAKNKKKNMRTNDVLTSVGHGIVYEVIGFVIRGTTLIGYEWLYKHRLIDLDWDSPAVWWLAALGIDFGYYWFHRAAHEVNIIWGAHQVHHSSEDYNLSTALRQSIFQRYFSFGFYHPLALLGVPLPAMLVHQQFNLIYQFWIHTELVKDCGPLEWILNTPSHHRVHHGANKWCLDKNYAGVLIIWDRIFGTFEPERKDEKIAYGLVTQPQKFNVLYLQVFYFRAIFEKALSMPTWGDTFRALCYGPGWVSGTPRLGDPSTFPDVTAPRPKYDPQLPLWHEIYVVVHFVAILIMQQVFVAQYATFSWYTVLMFIFFLLVSVGIIGAMYDGWWWAPLVEAVRCASYVAYAKNYPVTSIPTLDSAILAYFAMSTLLWTSQSLSVVQATAKSSKLQ
- the LOC136848262 gene encoding alkylglycerol monooxygenase-like — translated: MASSLLARLGTFFYLVHPNTTSFEKAEDVPNYPNEAVPLFIAFLVLEWIITKLKSKDDIRTNDMLTSLGNGVIHQVTGAAIRGTTLIGYEWVYNKYRLIDLDWNSPVTWFLAALGVDLGYYWFHRASHEVNILWGSHQTHHSSEYYNLSTALRQSTFSRYFSFGLYHPLALLGVPLPAILVHQHFNLLYQFWIHTEVVKNCGPLEWIFNTPSHHRVHHGANKWCLDKNYAGVLIIWDRMFGTFEPERPDEKIVYGLVSQPQSLNAVWLQVFYFRAIFEKALSMPSWGDTLRALFYGPGWVPGAPRLGDPSTFPDVKAPRPKYNAQLPLWHEVYVVVHFGAIVVMQQVFISKFATFSWYMALVFLVFILLSVGIIGAMYDGWWWAPLVEAARCACYVAYARSYPVTAIPVVDCAILGYFALSTLLWASQSMSVIQATAKEAKLK
- the LOC136848258 gene encoding alkylglycerol monooxygenase-like isoform X1 — translated: MSSRLLGVNRSRTFSWGTMAPSLLARLGTFFYVVHPNSTTFRTAEEVPNYTNEAVPLFIAFLILEWIVLRAKNKKKNMRTNDVLTSVGHGIVYEVIGFVIRGTTLIGYEWLYKHRLIDLDWDSPAVWWLAALGIDFGYYWFHRAAHEVNIIWGAHQVHHSSEDYNLSTALRQSIFQRYFSFGFYHPLALLGVPLPAMLVHQQFNLIYQFWIHTELVKDCGPLEWILNTPSHHRVHHGANKWCLDKNYAGVLIIWDRIFGTFEPERKDEKIAYGLVTQPQKFNVLYLQVFYFRAIFEKALSMPTWGDTFRALCYGPGWVSGTPRLGDPSTFPDVTAPRPKYDPQLPLWHEIYVVVHFVAILIMQQVFVAQYATFSWYTVLMFIFFLLVSVGIIGAMYDGWWWAPLVEAVRCASYVAYAKNYPVTSIPTLDSAILAYFAMSTLLWTSQSLSVVQATAKSSKLQ